The following are encoded together in the Vibrio splendidus genome:
- a CDS encoding sodium-dependent transporter, whose protein sequence is MNQQSSSSREHFSSRLGFILAAAGAAVGLGNIWGFPTQVASNGGGAFLLVYLIMIFVVAFPMLVVEMAIGRHGQANPVDSMRSLTTNPLGKKVGEFVGWIGLSVPSAVLAFYSIVGGWLICFLIGAVADLMGLEAAADWFKGFSVERNVFGTVAFYVLTILIVQGGVKQGIEKWSTRLMPALFVLFGLLFVYIMTQSGAMEGLKHYLVPDFEKVWDRKLILAAMGQGFFSLTIGGCSMLVYGSYLSKKENLPKMAMNVTLVDTAVAFIAGLVVMPAMFVAMQKGVQIYAEDGSLLSSDTLVFTVLPLMFDSLGVLGQIFAIVFFLLLTIAALTSSISMLEGPVALVSERFNTRRTPTSWVIGGVIALFSVVIVYNFAAMFGMVAMIATQYLQPVAALMFCVFGGWVWSRASKVKELEQGCPDFQLGWFGKVWPMYVKFVCPILVATVIWASFG, encoded by the coding sequence ATGAACCAACAATCTTCCTCTTCAAGAGAGCACTTTAGCTCTCGTTTAGGCTTTATTTTAGCAGCGGCTGGTGCAGCGGTTGGCTTGGGTAATATTTGGGGTTTCCCAACTCAAGTTGCCAGTAACGGTGGTGGCGCTTTTCTCTTAGTCTATTTGATCATGATCTTCGTGGTTGCTTTCCCTATGCTGGTGGTAGAGATGGCTATCGGCCGTCACGGCCAAGCAAACCCTGTCGATAGCATGCGTTCATTGACGACAAACCCTTTGGGTAAGAAAGTCGGTGAGTTTGTCGGTTGGATTGGACTGAGTGTGCCAAGCGCTGTATTAGCGTTTTACAGTATTGTTGGTGGTTGGTTGATCTGCTTCCTAATCGGCGCTGTTGCTGATCTGATGGGTTTAGAGGCTGCTGCTGATTGGTTTAAAGGCTTTAGTGTTGAGCGAAATGTATTTGGCACTGTCGCATTCTATGTGCTGACTATCTTGATTGTTCAGGGCGGTGTTAAGCAAGGTATCGAAAAATGGTCGACTCGTTTGATGCCTGCGCTATTTGTTTTATTTGGCTTATTGTTTGTTTACATCATGACGCAATCTGGTGCGATGGAAGGCCTGAAACACTACTTGGTTCCGGATTTTGAAAAAGTTTGGGATAGAAAATTGATTTTGGCAGCAATGGGGCAAGGCTTTTTCTCGCTAACCATTGGTGGTTGCTCGATGTTGGTTTATGGCTCTTACTTGAGTAAGAAAGAGAACCTGCCCAAAATGGCAATGAACGTTACCTTAGTTGATACCGCTGTCGCTTTTATTGCGGGTTTAGTCGTGATGCCTGCAATGTTTGTTGCGATGCAGAAAGGGGTACAAATCTATGCGGAAGATGGCTCACTATTAAGTTCTGATACGCTTGTATTTACGGTTCTGCCGTTGATGTTTGATAGCTTAGGCGTGCTTGGTCAGATCTTCGCGATTGTTTTCTTCTTATTGCTAACGATTGCCGCACTGACTTCATCGATTTCGATGCTTGAAGGCCCTGTAGCACTAGTGAGCGAGCGTTTCAATACCAGACGAACGCCTACGAGCTGGGTAATTGGTGGTGTTATCGCGTTGTTTAGTGTGGTGATTGTTTACAACTTTGCCGCGATGTTTGGCATGGTTGCGATGATAGCGACTCAGTACCTTCAACCGGTCGCAGCACTGATGTTCTGTGTGTTTGGTGGTTGGGTATGGAGTCGAGCTTCTAAGGTGAAAGAGCTTGAGCAAGGTTGCCCTGATTTCCAATTGGGTTGGTTTGGTAAGGTTTGGCCAATGTATGTGAAGTTTGTGTGCCCAATCCTAGTCGCAACGGTTATCTGGGCATCTTTCGGCTAA
- the dinB gene encoding DNA polymerase IV: MRKIIHIDLDSYYVSVEARDNPSLRGIPLAVGGKNGRGVIATCSYEARAFGVRSAMSTTKALQLCPSLTVVSGNMEKYKAVSRQIHEIFRRYTDVIEPLSLDEAYLDVTGSKLFQGSATLIAEDIRKSIQTELNLTASAGVSPLKFVSKVASDVNKPNGICIVPPSEIQTFIDELELGKINGVGKVTLEKLNKLGLYKGDDVKNFDKNTLISKFGKFGHTLWQRCNGIDDRDIVVERIRKSVGVERTYLNDIHSLDECILAIKPLYVELEQRLEKALADKVITKLGVKLKFNDFQQTTVEHKYDEMDMQFFIKLCEEAVARSHGRSIRLVGLSVGIEPKKSTDQLQLPL; the protein is encoded by the coding sequence ATGCGAAAAATAATTCACATTGATCTCGACAGTTACTATGTCTCTGTAGAAGCAAGGGACAACCCCTCTTTACGTGGAATTCCTCTAGCAGTTGGAGGGAAAAATGGTCGCGGTGTTATTGCAACTTGTAGTTATGAGGCGAGAGCTTTTGGTGTGCGTTCGGCTATGTCTACAACAAAAGCGTTACAACTTTGCCCAAGCTTAACAGTAGTGTCTGGAAATATGGAAAAGTATAAGGCGGTATCTAGGCAAATCCATGAAATATTTAGACGGTATACGGATGTAATAGAGCCACTATCCTTAGACGAGGCGTATTTAGATGTCACAGGTTCTAAGCTGTTTCAAGGTTCAGCAACTTTAATTGCAGAAGACATACGCAAGTCTATTCAAACTGAATTGAATTTAACGGCTTCGGCAGGAGTTTCCCCATTAAAGTTTGTTTCTAAAGTCGCTTCAGATGTGAATAAACCTAATGGTATATGTATTGTCCCACCTTCTGAGATCCAAACTTTTATAGACGAATTAGAATTAGGGAAAATAAATGGTGTTGGGAAGGTGACGTTAGAGAAATTAAACAAACTCGGCTTATATAAAGGGGATGATGTTAAGAATTTCGATAAAAACACTTTGATTTCAAAATTTGGCAAATTCGGACATACACTTTGGCAAAGGTGCAATGGTATTGATGATAGAGATATTGTTGTCGAAAGGATTAGAAAGTCAGTAGGGGTTGAACGGACATATTTAAATGATATTCATAGTTTGGATGAATGCATACTAGCAATAAAGCCTTTGTATGTCGAATTAGAGCAAAGGTTAGAAAAAGCGCTTGCAGATAAAGTGATCACGAAACTCGGTGTAAAGTTAAAGTTCAACGATTTTCAACAAACAACGGTTGAACATAAGTATGATGAAATGGATATGCAGTTTTTTATCAAGTTATGTGAAGAAGCCGTTGCTAGAAGTCATGGACGAAGTATACGTTTAGTCGGATTAAGTGTTGGTATTGAACCCAAGAAATCAACGGATCAATTACAACTCCCTTTGTGA
- the ybeD gene encoding DUF493 family protein YbeD, whose product MNINSDAKLKDLLEFPCSFTYKVMGYAKPELTELVLEVIQRHAPGDYSPTLKPSAKGNYHSVSINITATSIEQVETLYKELGEIEIVRMVL is encoded by the coding sequence ATGAACATCAATTCTGATGCAAAACTAAAAGATCTCTTAGAGTTCCCTTGTTCATTCACTTACAAAGTAATGGGCTATGCTAAGCCAGAACTTACTGAGCTAGTGCTAGAAGTGATCCAGCGTCATGCTCCTGGTGACTACAGCCCAACGCTAAAACCGAGTGCGAAAGGTAACTACCACTCTGTTTCTATAAATATTACGGCGACTTCAATTGAGCAAGTAGAAACGCTATATAAAGAACTGGGCGAGATCGAAATCGTTCGTATGGTTCTGTAA
- the lipA gene encoding lipoyl synthase — protein sequence MSKPIQMEKGVKYRDADKMALIPVKNMPAEQKEVLRKPAWMKIKLPSDSHRIQEIKSAMRKNNLHSVCEEASCPNLAECFNHGTATFMILGAICTRRCPFCDVAHGRPVAPEAEEPKKLAKTIKDMKLKYVVITSVDRDDLRDGGAQHFADCNREIREQNPNIRIETLVPDFRGRMDVALDLMKDNPPDVFNHNLETAPRLYRKARPGANYKWSLDLLKKFKEQHPTIPTKSGVMMGLGETKEEIVQVLKDLREHGVTMLTLGQYLAPSRHHLPVERYVPPSEFDELKEIALELGFTHAACGPFVRSSYHADLQAQGMEIK from the coding sequence ATGAGCAAACCAATCCAAATGGAAAAAGGCGTTAAATATCGTGACGCTGACAAAATGGCATTAATTCCCGTAAAGAATATGCCTGCTGAACAGAAAGAAGTTCTACGTAAGCCTGCATGGATGAAGATTAAACTTCCTTCAGACAGCCATCGTATTCAAGAAATCAAATCAGCAATGCGCAAGAACAACCTGCACTCAGTTTGTGAAGAAGCGTCTTGCCCTAACCTAGCCGAGTGTTTTAACCACGGCACGGCAACGTTTATGATTCTTGGCGCTATCTGTACTCGTCGCTGCCCGTTCTGTGATGTTGCCCATGGTCGCCCTGTTGCTCCTGAAGCAGAAGAGCCGAAGAAACTGGCTAAGACGATTAAAGACATGAAACTGAAGTACGTAGTAATCACTTCAGTTGACCGTGATGACTTGCGTGACGGCGGTGCCCAACACTTTGCTGACTGTAACCGTGAAATTCGCGAGCAAAACCCAAATATTCGTATCGAAACGCTGGTACCAGACTTCCGTGGTCGTATGGACGTTGCGCTTGATCTAATGAAAGACAACCCGCCAGATGTTTTCAACCACAACCTAGAGACAGCGCCGCGTCTATACCGTAAAGCGCGTCCGGGTGCGAACTACAAATGGTCTCTTGATCTATTGAAGAAATTCAAAGAACAGCACCCAACTATCCCAACAAAATCAGGGGTGATGATGGGCCTTGGTGAGACGAAAGAAGAGATCGTTCAAGTACTGAAAGACCTTCGTGAACATGGTGTAACGATGCTGACACTAGGCCAATACCTAGCGCCAAGCCGTCACCATTTACCAGTAGAACGCTACGTGCCGCCTTCTGAGTTCGATGAGCTGAAAGAGATTGCTCTAGAGCTAGGCTTCACTCACGCCGCTTGTGGTCCGTTTGTACGTTCTTCTTACCATGCAGACTTGCAAGCTCAAGGTATGGAAATTAAGTAA
- a CDS encoding YggN family protein, whose product MKNNVFMKNKIFIKNNVLIASLTAVISFVSLPTFAAQCRVDLKNELRIDDQKVEIHQVNGDTAVFDGNNDLYIHGEKVELDADQQAAIEKYRESMSEYLPRAKQMANDSLALANDVIDDIAASLDSPESFDNVKESMKTYFAELEARYYKDGELVLPAESFDSMANGWSEDFEKAKEIFNQEFISSAFNAMSEKMKQDGGLNLTELADSMAELKLKVEERMKEHSQQVQEEANEFCDSLDDMAEQEQELHEIIPNLKDYQVFTI is encoded by the coding sequence ATGAAAAACAATGTATTTATGAAAAACAAAATATTTATTAAAAACAATGTATTAATCGCATCGTTAACAGCGGTAATCTCTTTTGTGAGCCTGCCAACTTTTGCTGCTCAGTGTCGAGTTGATTTGAAAAATGAATTGCGAATCGATGACCAAAAAGTCGAAATCCATCAAGTGAATGGTGATACTGCCGTTTTCGATGGCAACAACGACTTATATATCCATGGTGAGAAGGTTGAGCTTGATGCCGACCAACAAGCGGCGATTGAAAAATACCGCGAAAGCATGAGTGAGTACTTACCACGAGCGAAACAAATGGCTAACGATAGCCTAGCGTTAGCGAATGACGTGATTGATGATATTGCGGCTAGCCTAGATTCACCGGAATCATTTGATAATGTAAAAGAATCAATGAAAACCTACTTTGCTGAACTGGAAGCGCGTTACTACAAAGATGGCGAGTTAGTGTTACCAGCTGAAAGCTTTGATTCGATGGCCAATGGTTGGTCTGAAGATTTCGAGAAGGCGAAAGAAATCTTTAATCAAGAATTTATCTCCAGCGCTTTTAATGCGATGTCAGAAAAAATGAAACAAGATGGTGGTTTAAACCTTACCGAATTGGCTGATAGCATGGCTGAATTAAAGCTTAAAGTTGAAGAGCGAATGAAAGAACACTCTCAACAAGTGCAAGAGGAAGCGAATGAGTTCTGTGACTCACTTGATGACATGGCAGAACAAGAGCAAGAGCTGCATGAAATCATTCCGAATCTAAAAGACTATCAAGTATTCACGATCTAA
- the lipB gene encoding lipoyl(octanoyl) transferase LipB, translated as MQNKLIVKKLGRQDYEPVWKAMHKFTDERTEEDVDQVWLVEHNPVFTQGQAGKAEHVLNAGDIPVIQSDRGGQVTYHGPGQLVAYFLINIRRKKFGVRDLVTHIENLVINTLKAYNINSTARPDAPGVYVDGKKICSLGLRIRRGCSFHGLALNVDMDLSPFLRINPCGYQGMEMAQVSQLGGPSELENVEQQLIQELVELLGYDQVDIQATSNITAEA; from the coding sequence TTGCAAAATAAGCTAATCGTAAAAAAATTAGGCCGTCAGGATTACGAACCTGTATGGAAAGCCATGCATAAGTTCACAGACGAACGCACAGAAGAAGACGTAGACCAAGTTTGGTTGGTTGAACACAACCCTGTCTTCACTCAAGGACAAGCAGGCAAAGCCGAGCATGTATTAAATGCTGGGGACATCCCTGTAATTCAAAGCGATCGCGGTGGCCAAGTGACTTACCATGGCCCAGGTCAGTTAGTCGCTTACTTTTTGATTAACATCCGCCGCAAAAAATTCGGAGTACGTGATTTGGTGACTCATATCGAGAACCTCGTAATCAACACTCTGAAAGCTTACAATATAAATTCAACTGCCCGACCTGACGCTCCTGGTGTTTATGTCGATGGCAAGAAAATCTGTTCACTCGGATTACGTATTCGACGTGGCTGCTCGTTCCACGGGTTAGCACTCAACGTCGATATGGACCTGTCTCCATTCCTACGTATTAACCCATGTGGTTATCAAGGTATGGAAATGGCACAAGTAAGCCAGCTAGGCGGGCCAAGTGAACTAGAAAACGTTGAGCAACAGTTAATACAAGAGCTCGTAGAGCTACTCGGCTATGACCAAGTAGACATTCAAGCCACCAGTAACATTACAGCAGAAGCATAA
- a CDS encoding methyl-accepting chemotaxis protein, whose product MVKKISLSFLIVMLVLFLVALTSANHYLNNWKWENIQVNNDEVVSVVSQTFESNLEDTKSMIQQFAFLLPYYGTDAPFNESRMLRVLDRVHSANPAFIDVYFADINGTPFSALSKGWVKDFNVIEMQREWFLAISAKGNTSYISAPYVSNTGERVISVSAPIKRNGQLVGVFGVDITLSELMPEFGVEFAITTKDGEIVMADASTRETGWVNKNIYDLRPNFTTLTNTPDLYKAEGSDEPYTISKQSLTDSYDLFAWTNQSHEDTMNKSLMTGIIGLFACIGILLMITVYVAIQRQLRNLPIMVSTLEKMSVGEFTPIESNSSNNELDQVQTSLQRLQKSISNIVEQSNIKMSDLAVQQTKIEQLIDDTNTNASSGFNNVEQVATAATELSAAASSVSDNAAHADRMAKATMQVIETSANVISEADNINHDVSSAMAESAIIVNELREHSEHINSVVEVINSISEQTNLLALNAAIEAARAGKHGRGFSVVADEVRSLAKRTQVSTVDIKNIITQLQSQSRKADEYMSSNTVLVQRSQEMMLELSQAFSDIRQQVIEISEMNTMVSSASEEQSIVTQDITERIEGINTTVKNSVTSAQHTQDANIVISEKTAELKEVLAFFNISQIGNRGRG is encoded by the coding sequence ATGGTCAAGAAGATATCCCTATCTTTTCTTATAGTTATGCTCGTTTTATTTTTGGTCGCATTAACATCTGCAAATCACTATCTCAACAACTGGAAATGGGAAAACATTCAAGTTAATAACGACGAAGTGGTCAGTGTTGTTTCTCAAACGTTTGAGTCGAACCTAGAAGATACAAAGTCTATGATTCAACAATTCGCGTTTCTACTTCCATATTACGGAACCGACGCCCCTTTTAACGAATCTCGAATGCTCCGAGTGTTAGATAGAGTTCATTCCGCAAACCCTGCTTTTATCGATGTTTATTTTGCAGACATTAATGGCACCCCATTTAGTGCACTATCCAAAGGCTGGGTGAAGGATTTTAATGTTATCGAAATGCAGAGAGAGTGGTTTCTCGCCATATCCGCAAAAGGCAATACTAGCTATATATCAGCTCCCTATGTTAGTAACACAGGTGAACGAGTTATTTCAGTATCTGCACCAATTAAGAGAAATGGACAGTTAGTTGGAGTATTTGGTGTTGATATAACACTGTCTGAGTTAATGCCGGAGTTTGGTGTCGAATTTGCTATTACAACAAAAGATGGCGAGATTGTGATGGCAGACGCCTCAACCAGAGAAACAGGCTGGGTGAATAAAAATATCTACGATTTACGCCCAAACTTTACAACACTGACCAACACCCCCGATCTATATAAAGCAGAGGGATCTGACGAACCTTACACAATATCCAAGCAGTCACTGACAGATAGCTATGACTTGTTTGCATGGACTAACCAAAGTCATGAAGACACTATGAATAAAAGCCTAATGACAGGGATCATAGGGTTGTTCGCATGTATTGGTATTTTACTGATGATAACTGTTTATGTCGCTATTCAAAGACAGCTTAGAAACCTACCGATTATGGTATCAACGCTTGAAAAAATGTCCGTCGGTGAGTTCACTCCTATTGAGTCCAACTCAAGTAATAACGAACTCGATCAGGTACAAACCTCATTACAACGGTTACAAAAAAGTATCTCTAATATTGTCGAACAGTCGAATATTAAGATGTCAGATTTAGCCGTACAACAAACGAAAATAGAACAGTTAATAGATGATACAAACACCAATGCAAGCTCTGGGTTTAATAATGTAGAACAGGTAGCAACTGCGGCAACTGAGTTATCGGCAGCTGCGTCTAGCGTATCAGACAACGCTGCGCACGCAGACAGAATGGCAAAAGCGACTATGCAGGTTATTGAAACCAGTGCCAACGTAATCAGCGAAGCCGATAATATAAATCATGATGTGAGTTCAGCGATGGCAGAATCAGCCATTATCGTAAATGAACTAAGGGAGCATTCTGAACACATAAACTCGGTGGTTGAAGTTATCAACTCAATATCAGAGCAAACAAACTTACTTGCTTTAAATGCCGCAATAGAGGCAGCGCGTGCTGGAAAACATGGGCGTGGATTTTCAGTAGTCGCTGATGAAGTAAGATCGCTTGCAAAGAGAACTCAAGTATCTACGGTGGATATCAAAAACATCATCACTCAACTTCAATCTCAGTCCAGAAAAGCTGACGAATACATGTCTTCAAATACGGTATTGGTTCAACGCTCGCAAGAAATGATGCTTGAACTTTCACAAGCCTTCTCCGATATCAGACAACAAGTTATAGAAATATCTGAAATGAACACCATGGTATCTTCTGCCTCAGAAGAGCAAAGTATCGTGACGCAAGATATTACCGAACGTATTGAAGGTATTAACACAACAGTAAAAAACAGTGTAACCAGTGCTCAACATACTCAAGACGCCAATATCGTTATTTCAGAAAAAACGGCAGAACTCAAAGAGGTGTTAGCCTTTTTCAATATTAGTCAGATAGGTAACAGAGGCCGGGGCTAA
- a CDS encoding serine hydrolase produces MIKSNKLVKSIFATSVALSATIATSSFAAPIVVPDAPQIAAKGFVLMDYHSGKVLAEKEMNTQLSPASLTKMMTSYVIGQELERGNINLNDDVVISENAWAKNFPDSSKMFIEVGTTVKVEELNRGIIIQSGNDATVAMAEHIAGSEDAFVDLMNAWASSIGMKDTHFANVHGLDNPNLYSTPYDMALLGQALIRDVPDEYRIYSEKKFTYNGITQYNRNGLLWDKSMNVDGIKTGHTSKAGYSLVSSATEGKMRLVAVVMGTKNANARKTESKKLLSYGFRFFETVAPHTAGETFVEEKIWMGSKDTVALGVDEDTFVTLPRGQAKNLKASFVLEKELEAPISKGDVVGKLFYQVDGEDVAEYPLLALEDVDQGSLFSRLWDYLVLLFKGLF; encoded by the coding sequence ATGATTAAATCTAATAAACTTGTTAAATCGATTTTTGCTACTTCTGTTGCTCTTTCTGCAACGATAGCTACATCGTCATTCGCCGCTCCAATTGTAGTCCCTGATGCACCGCAAATCGCCGCTAAAGGTTTTGTTCTGATGGATTACCATTCAGGCAAAGTACTAGCAGAGAAAGAGATGAACACTCAACTTTCTCCAGCAAGTTTAACCAAGATGATGACGAGCTACGTGATCGGCCAAGAGCTAGAACGCGGCAACATCAATCTAAACGACGATGTTGTAATCAGTGAAAATGCTTGGGCTAAAAACTTCCCAGATTCATCGAAAATGTTCATTGAAGTGGGCACAACGGTTAAAGTGGAAGAACTGAACCGTGGCATCATCATTCAATCAGGCAACGATGCGACTGTTGCAATGGCCGAGCATATTGCTGGTTCTGAAGATGCATTCGTTGACCTAATGAACGCATGGGCAAGCTCTATCGGCATGAAAGACACGCACTTTGCTAACGTGCACGGTCTAGACAACCCGAATCTATACTCAACACCTTATGATATGGCGCTACTTGGTCAGGCGCTGATTCGCGATGTTCCTGATGAGTACCGTATCTACTCAGAGAAAAAATTCACTTACAACGGCATCACCCAGTACAACCGTAACGGTCTGTTATGGGATAAGAGCATGAACGTTGATGGCATCAAAACGGGCCATACAAGCAAGGCAGGTTATAGCCTAGTAAGCTCAGCAACCGAAGGCAAAATGCGCCTAGTTGCTGTTGTGATGGGCACCAAGAATGCTAACGCTCGTAAAACAGAAAGCAAAAAGCTGCTTAGCTACGGCTTCCGTTTTTTCGAAACAGTGGCACCACATACTGCTGGTGAGACATTCGTTGAAGAAAAAATCTGGATGGGTAGCAAGGACACGGTTGCTCTAGGTGTCGACGAAGATACTTTCGTTACTTTACCTCGTGGCCAAGCGAAGAACCTTAAGGCTAGCTTCGTTCTTGAAAAGGAACTAGAAGCACCAATTAGCAAAGGCGATGTTGTCGGTAAACTATTCTACCAAGTTGATGGTGAAGACGTTGCTGAATATCCACTACTTGCACTAGAAGATGTAGACCAAGGCAGCTTATTTAGTCGTCTATGGGATTACCTAGTATTGCTGTTTAAGGGTTTATTCTAA
- a CDS encoding RecQ family ATP-dependent DNA helicase, whose product MIEQKLKQVFGFDSLRNGQKQVIDNVLSGHSTAAIFPTGSGKSLCYQLPALALPHLTLVISPLLALMKDQLSFLHSKGISAAAIESSQDRQTTQQVMQSVRNGDTKILMISVERLKNERFRQFISQVPISLLVVDEAHCISEWGHNFRPDYLKLPQYQKQLNIPQVLLLTATATTSVIQDMKSKFDIDEERVVVTGFYRQNLDLSIQPCEQTSKLETLCNVVNQASLAPTIVYVTLQQTAEMVAQQLRNAGVNAVAYHAGLKPENRDVIQHQFMNDDVNCIVATIAFGMGVDKSNIRRVIHFDLPKSIENYSQEIGRAGRDGQPSVCILLANKYGLSTLENFVFGDTPDNISIQAVLKEIYENQNIVAAGSNQWEIMLNQLSRESNIRQLPLKTLLVYLEIEGVIEPKYSYFADYKFKFVRPKQQITEQFQGERRHFVEAIFQCSPQARVWCQVDFDALWTHFQTDRQRVIAAIDYFNEQGWIELESKQITDVYAIHNTSENMMQLSERLTELFKEKENSEINRLNQMLSFFEADTCLSSRLASYFADDKAPTNCGHCSVCSGEVAILPTVDVEPVDDETVITWIHEFVSKSQQLITDEAITRFLCGIATPLSTKLKASKMVGYGKLEQQPFSDTLARVKQLPR is encoded by the coding sequence ATGATTGAGCAGAAGTTAAAACAAGTATTCGGATTCGACTCACTGCGTAATGGGCAAAAGCAAGTCATTGATAATGTTCTATCTGGTCATTCGACGGCTGCCATATTCCCAACAGGCTCAGGTAAGTCGCTTTGCTATCAATTGCCAGCGCTAGCATTGCCACATTTAACCTTAGTAATATCGCCACTGTTAGCTTTAATGAAAGACCAGCTCAGCTTCTTGCACAGCAAAGGCATTAGCGCAGCTGCAATCGAATCAAGCCAAGACAGACAAACCACCCAACAAGTGATGCAGTCGGTACGTAACGGAGACACCAAGATCCTCATGATCTCCGTTGAACGCTTGAAGAACGAGCGCTTTCGCCAGTTTATCTCCCAAGTGCCGATCTCGTTACTGGTGGTCGATGAAGCGCACTGTATTTCAGAATGGGGACACAACTTTAGACCCGACTACCTAAAGCTTCCCCAATACCAAAAACAGCTCAATATTCCTCAGGTACTGCTACTGACAGCCACCGCGACCACATCAGTTATCCAAGATATGAAGTCTAAGTTTGATATCGATGAGGAACGTGTTGTGGTTACGGGTTTCTATCGTCAAAACCTCGATCTGTCTATTCAACCTTGCGAACAAACCAGCAAACTAGAAACCTTGTGCAACGTCGTTAATCAAGCTTCTCTTGCTCCGACTATTGTTTATGTCACCCTTCAACAAACAGCAGAGATGGTGGCTCAGCAACTTCGTAACGCTGGCGTTAATGCTGTGGCTTATCATGCAGGTCTTAAGCCAGAAAACAGAGATGTAATTCAACATCAATTCATGAATGATGACGTGAACTGTATCGTTGCCACCATTGCGTTTGGTATGGGCGTCGATAAATCCAACATTCGCCGAGTCATTCACTTTGATTTACCAAAATCGATAGAGAACTACTCGCAAGAGATCGGTCGAGCAGGCCGAGATGGCCAGCCTTCAGTATGTATTCTTCTCGCCAACAAGTACGGCCTCAGTACACTAGAGAACTTCGTATTTGGCGATACGCCAGACAACATATCGATCCAAGCAGTATTGAAAGAGATCTACGAAAACCAGAACATTGTCGCTGCTGGCTCAAACCAATGGGAGATTATGCTTAACCAGCTATCACGTGAATCCAACATTCGTCAGTTGCCGCTAAAAACGCTACTGGTGTATCTCGAAATTGAAGGCGTGATTGAGCCGAAGTACAGCTACTTCGCTGACTACAAATTTAAGTTCGTTCGCCCGAAACAGCAGATCACCGAACAGTTCCAAGGCGAACGTCGTCATTTTGTCGAAGCGATTTTCCAGTGCTCGCCTCAAGCCAGGGTTTGGTGCCAAGTCGACTTCGATGCGCTGTGGACACACTTCCAGACAGATCGTCAGCGTGTGATTGCGGCAATCGATTATTTCAATGAACAAGGTTGGATTGAGTTGGAAAGTAAGCAGATCACAGATGTGTATGCTATCCACAACACCTCTGAAAACATGATGCAGTTATCGGAACGTCTAACTGAATTGTTTAAAGAGAAAGAGAACAGTGAAATAAACCGTCTTAACCAAATGCTGAGCTTCTTTGAGGCAGACACTTGTCTAAGCTCACGCCTAGCGAGCTACTTTGCCGATGATAAGGCACCAACAAACTGTGGTCATTGCTCGGTATGCAGTGGTGAGGTAGCAATATTACCAACCGTCGATGTTGAACCCGTTGACGACGAAACCGTAATAACATGGATTCATGAATTTGTATCTAAGAGTCAACAATTGATCACCGACGAAGCCATTACGCGTTTTCTATGCGGAATTGCAACCCCGCTTTCAACCAAGCTTAAAGCCAGCAAAATGGTTGGTTACGGCAAGCTAGAGCAGCAACCATTCAGTGATACCTTAGCACGAGTTAAACAGCTTCCTAGATAA
- a CDS encoding GreA/GreB family elongation factor produces the protein MNKSELRQIILEQLESRLRIAQSATQRAIDAATDEETVPEHKYDTLALEASYLAHGQAVRVQECEDDIQCYRNLVLRDSERITVSSYVVVIDEHDQYKHFFMGPRVGGLSVTWNENEIAIVTANAPFGQALMGKEVGDEIEFKVADKQFCYEVISID, from the coding sequence ATGAATAAGTCAGAGCTTCGCCAAATAATCTTAGAGCAACTCGAATCCCGACTACGTATCGCCCAATCTGCGACTCAGCGTGCGATTGATGCTGCGACCGATGAAGAGACTGTGCCTGAACATAAGTACGATACATTGGCATTAGAAGCTTCATATCTTGCTCATGGCCAAGCCGTAAGAGTGCAAGAGTGTGAAGACGACATTCAGTGTTATCGTAACTTAGTATTGCGCGACAGTGAGCGAATTACGGTGAGCAGCTACGTTGTGGTCATTGACGAGCATGATCAATATAAACACTTTTTTATGGGGCCGAGAGTCGGCGGACTTTCTGTCACGTGGAATGAGAATGAGATTGCCATCGTGACGGCAAATGCACCTTTTGGCCAGGCTCTAATGGGTAAAGAAGTCGGTGATGAAATTGAGTTTAAGGTCGCAGATAAACAGTTTTGCTATGAAGTAATATCTATCGACTAA